In Archocentrus centrarchus isolate MPI-CPG fArcCen1 chromosome 16, fArcCen1, whole genome shotgun sequence, a single window of DNA contains:
- the LOC115795021 gene encoding transcription factor HES-7-like → MGPSAAMELLHEAEEATKSRKLIKSQVEKRRRERMNRSLERLRTMLLQEPHEGGTQHRVEKAEILEHTILFLQNTATGEKATGGGGSRKSSFQDGFSTCLQTASRFLGPEGKRSQLGSALDAAFAARLARSHSHPAGLQSRNFMPHAKFILRMLRQKSKLRLRARASGEKLFVRPYPPNRDTKQPLKQREAEIRAEKGATKQSPSQSSPDSQTLWRPWP, encoded by the exons ATGGGACCATCGGCTGCTATGGAGCTGTTACATGAAGCGGAGGAAGCAACAAAGAGCAGAAAG TTAATAAAATCTCAGGTGGAGAAACGTCGAAGGGAGAGAATGAACCGCAGTTTGGAGCGTCTGAGGACCATGCTGCTGCAGGAGCCGCACGAA GGGGGGACTCAGCACCGAGTGGAGAAAGCTGAGATACTGGAGCACACAATCCTCTTCCTCCAGAACACTGCCACAGGCGAAAAGGCGACAGGTGGAGGTGGGAGCCGGAAAAGCTCCTTCCAAGACGGTTTCTCCACTTGCTTGCAGACAGCGTCTCGGTTCCTGGGCCCCGAGGGGAAAAGGTCGCAGCTCGGATCGGCGCTGGACGCAGCTTTCGCTGCTCGTTTGGCCCGTTCACACTCTCATCCTGCGGGTCTGCAAAGCAGAAACTTTATGCCACACGCAAAGTTCATCCTGCGGATGCTGAGACAGAAGTCCAAGCTCAGACTGCGTGCACGTGCCTCGGGGGAGAAACTCTTTGTCCGACCTTACCCACCAAACAGAGACACCAAACAGCCTCTGAAACAAAGGGAGGCTGAGATCAGGGCGGAGAAAGGAGCGACCAAACAGAGCCCATCCCAGAGCTCCCCGGACAGCCAGACTTTGTGGAGACCCTGGCCCTGA